In Flavobacterium lacustre, a genomic segment contains:
- a CDS encoding LacI family DNA-binding transcriptional regulator, whose product MKKKPVSIRNIADELKVSVTTVSFVLNGKAKEKHISKEMTKKVLDYAKLINYRPNQIAQSLRTGKSKILVFMVEDISNNFFSKIARIFEDIAYDLGYKVIFCSNENDDEKSNELISVFKFRQVDGFVIVPSPGIKNTIENLIKDNIPVVLLDRFFEGLDCGSVVIDNEKASFDATLHLIHNQFKNIGFITIAPDHTQMQGRLSGYVKAVSENGLKPITLEIPYDEVYKGKGKEYIKRFLDKETGLDAVFFTTNYLAQIGLEVFKENKPSLINDLGIVSFDDNDMYKIYSPTITSVSQPLEEISNSLMEVLLPLLKKKDVMTEEAHKIMLKTELIIRESSLRKMR is encoded by the coding sequence ATGAAGAAAAAACCGGTTTCGATTAGAAATATTGCAGACGAATTAAAGGTATCTGTAACTACAGTATCTTTTGTTTTAAATGGTAAGGCAAAAGAAAAACATATTTCGAAAGAAATGACAAAAAAGGTTTTGGATTATGCAAAATTAATAAATTACAGACCTAATCAAATTGCGCAAAGCCTTCGAACTGGGAAATCAAAAATTTTGGTTTTTATGGTTGAAGATATTTCAAATAATTTCTTTTCAAAAATAGCTCGAATCTTTGAAGATATCGCTTATGATTTAGGATATAAAGTCATTTTTTGCAGCAATGAAAATGATGATGAAAAATCGAATGAGTTAATCAGTGTCTTTAAATTTAGACAAGTAGATGGTTTTGTTATTGTACCATCACCAGGTATAAAGAACACAATTGAGAATTTAATAAAAGACAACATACCTGTTGTTTTATTAGACAGGTTTTTTGAGGGATTAGATTGTGGTAGTGTCGTCATAGATAACGAAAAAGCCTCTTTTGATGCAACATTACATTTGATTCATAATCAATTTAAAAATATTGGATTTATTACTATTGCTCCAGATCATACTCAGATGCAAGGTCGTCTTTCTGGATATGTAAAGGCAGTAAGTGAAAATGGCTTAAAACCTATCACACTTGAAATTCCTTATGATGAAGTTTATAAAGGAAAAGGTAAAGAATATATCAAGAGGTTTTTAGATAAAGAGACAGGTTTAGACGCAGTATTTTTTACAACCAACTATTTGGCACAAATAGGACTGGAAGTTTTTAAAGAAAATAAACCGTCCTTAATAAACGATCTTGGAATTGTCTCTTTTGATGATAATGATATGTATAAAATTTACAGCCCTACTATTACATCTGTTTCACAGCCTTTAGAAGAGATAAGCAATTCATTAATGGAAGTATTATTACCTCTTTTGAAGAAAAAGGATGTGATGACTGAGGAGGCCCATAAAATAATGCTAAAAACAGAACTTATTATTCGTGAATCGTCATTAAGAAAAATGAGATAA
- a CDS encoding 4a-hydroxytetrahydrobiopterin dehydratase: MKTYTEDTATVFLQKLKGWEYKVNGIEKKFQFKDFKQALGFIVQVGVQAEKLNHHPELFNVYNKVNIRLSTHDAGGLTDKDFELAQKIEEIV; encoded by the coding sequence ATGAAAACATATACAGAGGATACGGCGACTGTTTTTTTGCAAAAGCTAAAAGGATGGGAATATAAAGTAAATGGAATTGAAAAGAAATTTCAATTCAAAGATTTCAAGCAGGCTTTAGGATTTATTGTTCAGGTAGGAGTTCAAGCCGAAAAGTTGAATCATCATCCTGAATTATTCAATGTCTATAATAAAGTAAACATCAGGCTTTCTACGCACGATGCAGGTGGTTTGACAGACAAAGATTTTGAATTGGCCCAAAAAATTGAGGAAATAGTATAA
- a CDS encoding leucine-rich repeat domain-containing protein: MKAITTFLLVFLFSFSTFANVSFLERDALVKLYHATNGANWTNKWNLSAPINTWYGVQLYDDKVIAIHLSDNNLTGSLPNEITDLVFLQTLDLHKNKINGYIPQSIGKLKSLETIDISFNKLSGEIPSSLCEIPNLKEVELYMNSLNGELPVDLGNLTQLETLSLYNNEIEGQIPSSLYGLTSLKTLLLSSNKINGELSREVTNFKLLENLSLFDNAMNGQVPLELENLSNLKEMNISYNKFTGLVTRNLAAKDTLNMTMLNNQGAVVLLDIISENKNSIVSED, encoded by the coding sequence ATGAAAGCGATAACTACTTTTTTATTAGTTTTTTTATTTTCTTTTTCAACATTTGCTAATGTTTCCTTTTTGGAGCGTGATGCTTTAGTGAAATTATACCATGCAACTAATGGAGCTAATTGGACAAATAAATGGAATCTTTCTGCACCAATAAATACTTGGTATGGTGTGCAGTTGTATGATGATAAAGTGATAGCTATACATTTGTCAGACAATAATTTGACAGGATCTTTGCCTAATGAAATTACTGATTTGGTTTTTTTGCAAACATTAGATTTACACAAAAATAAAATTAACGGATATATTCCTCAGTCTATTGGAAAACTGAAATCATTAGAAACAATAGACATTTCTTTTAATAAATTATCCGGCGAAATTCCATCTTCTTTATGTGAGATTCCAAATTTGAAAGAAGTAGAACTTTACATGAATAGTCTCAATGGAGAATTGCCGGTTGATCTAGGAAATCTAACACAATTAGAGACGTTATCTTTATATAATAATGAAATTGAAGGGCAAATTCCAAGTTCATTATATGGTTTAACATCATTGAAAACATTGCTTTTGAGCAGTAATAAGATTAATGGTGAGTTGAGTAGAGAGGTTACAAATTTTAAACTCCTAGAAAATTTAAGCCTTTTTGATAATGCTATGAATGGCCAGGTTCCATTAGAGTTGGAAAACTTGAGCAATCTTAAAGAAATGAATATTTCGTATAATAAATTCACGGGTTTAGTTACAAGAAATTTGGCTGCCAAAGACACTTTAAATATGACTATGCTCAATAATCAGGGTGCAGTTGTCTTGTTAGATATTATTTCTGAGAACAAAAATAGTATTGTTTCAGAAGATTAA
- a CDS encoding DUF1761 domain-containing protein, with protein sequence MEMNWIALLVSAVSTLLIGFVWYHPKVFGTVWMKETGLTPEELAKGNMLKIFGLTYVFSVMITFMVMSLSVHQSGALGMIGGSTKINEALPSFTAFMNDYGTAFRTYKHGALHGFITGLFFAFPVIAINGLFERKSWKYIFIHAGYWIVTLTIMGCIICGWV encoded by the coding sequence ATGGAAATGAATTGGATTGCACTTTTAGTCTCAGCCGTATCAACATTATTGATAGGATTTGTATGGTATCACCCAAAAGTTTTCGGAACTGTCTGGATGAAAGAAACGGGACTCACTCCCGAGGAATTAGCTAAAGGAAATATGCTCAAGATTTTTGGTCTAACATATGTCTTTTCAGTTATGATCACTTTTATGGTAATGTCATTGAGTGTGCATCAAAGTGGCGCTTTAGGAATGATTGGAGGTTCAACCAAAATAAATGAAGCTTTACCTTCATTTACCGCTTTCATGAATGATTATGGAACAGCATTTAGAACCTATAAACATGGTGCATTGCACGGGTTTATCACTGGGCTGTTTTTTGCATTCCCAGTAATCGCAATTAATGGATTGTTTGAAAGAAAATCTTGGAAATATATTTTTATACATGCCGGTTATTGGATAGTTACCTTAACCATTATGGGATGCATTATTTGTGGATGGGTATAA
- a CDS encoding glycoside hydrolase family 125 protein codes for MQRRKFIQNTALFSSLAFIDPMEIIAGTKLEAIKDFPIVRVAKSKRNFESEFIEKTIIEFQKNVKDKELGWLFNNCFPNTLDTTVTYSQKNGRPDTYVITGDIDAMWLRDSSAQVWPYMAFAGKDLKLKNLIAGVINRQTEYILKDPYANAFYNDPNKKGEWTTDHTDMKPGVHERKYEIDSLCYPIRLAYNYWKNTGDVAPFDDNWVKAIKTTLQVFRDQQQKNCTNPYTFQRTTQFATDTRPLKGAGYPVKPVGLVCSAFRPSDDATVFSFLIPSNFFIVVSLKQAAEMLETIKKDSATAKELKALAAEVDKAIKEHGIVNHPKYGPIFAFEVDGFGGHLLMDDSNVPSLLSLPYLDAIDINDSIYQNTRKFVLSEDNPFFFKGKVAEGIGGPHVGMDMIWPMSLVMRAYTTSDQNEIKECIKMLKASHGETGFMHESFHKDDPKNFTRSWFAWTNTLFGELLWDTYKRYPKVLEL; via the coding sequence ATGCAAAGAAGAAAATTTATCCAGAATACTGCTTTATTTAGCAGTTTAGCGTTTATCGATCCTATGGAAATAATTGCAGGTACCAAGCTAGAGGCAATCAAAGATTTCCCAATTGTACGTGTTGCAAAAAGCAAAAGAAATTTCGAAAGCGAATTTATTGAGAAAACAATCATCGAGTTTCAAAAAAATGTAAAAGATAAAGAATTGGGATGGTTGTTTAACAACTGTTTTCCAAATACTCTGGATACGACGGTAACGTATTCTCAAAAAAATGGCAGACCTGATACTTACGTAATTACGGGTGATATTGATGCGATGTGGTTGAGAGACAGTTCTGCTCAAGTATGGCCTTATATGGCTTTTGCTGGAAAAGATTTAAAATTAAAAAATTTAATCGCAGGGGTAATCAACAGACAAACAGAGTACATACTGAAAGATCCTTATGCTAATGCATTTTATAACGATCCAAACAAAAAAGGGGAGTGGACAACAGATCATACCGATATGAAACCAGGTGTTCACGAGCGCAAATACGAAATAGATTCGCTTTGTTATCCTATTCGCTTGGCATATAACTATTGGAAAAATACAGGCGATGTAGCTCCATTTGATGACAATTGGGTAAAGGCTATTAAAACAACACTTCAAGTTTTTAGGGATCAACAGCAAAAAAACTGTACCAATCCGTACACCTTTCAAAGAACTACACAATTTGCTACTGATACCAGACCTTTAAAAGGGGCGGGTTATCCAGTAAAACCAGTTGGATTAGTGTGTTCTGCCTTTAGACCAAGCGATGATGCGACTGTTTTTTCATTCCTGATTCCTTCCAATTTCTTTATTGTTGTCAGTTTAAAACAAGCAGCTGAAATGCTCGAAACTATTAAAAAAGATTCAGCAACAGCAAAAGAATTAAAAGCTTTAGCAGCAGAAGTGGATAAAGCTATCAAAGAACATGGAATTGTAAATCATCCTAAATACGGTCCTATTTTCGCTTTTGAAGTGGATGGTTTTGGAGGGCATTTGCTTATGGATGATTCCAATGTGCCAAGTTTATTGAGTTTGCCTTATTTAGATGCCATTGATATTAATGATTCTATTTATCAAAACACCAGAAAATTTGTTCTTTCAGAAGACAATCCGTTTTTCTTTAAAGGAAAAGTGGCAGAGGGAATTGGAGGACCACACGTGGGTATGGATATGATTTGGCCAATGTCTTTGGTTATGAGAGCCTACACGACTTCAGATCAAAATGAAATTAAAGAATGCATTAAAATGCTGAAAGCTTCACACGGAGAGACTGGTTTTATGCACGAATCCTTTCATAAAGATGATCCTAAGAATTTTACAAGATCTTGGTTTGCATGGACTAATACCTTGTTTGGAGAATTATTATGGGATACTTATAAAAGATATCCAAAAGTACTTGAACTATAA